One stretch of Sebastes umbrosus isolate fSebUmb1 chromosome 5, fSebUmb1.pri, whole genome shotgun sequence DNA includes these proteins:
- the zyg11 gene encoding protein zyg-11 homolog encodes MACNFLNTDEASPPALTDLCLTHVSQNLECFCVKRPDGSLCFREAVLFPQELADQLLAKMATEGLLNDSTVGVFRNCEYLRLRRACIRTARISAEAFQKALCSHRLLELDASRVNADLTIPDILQGLATNKYCQESLQRLVLTGLTMSSLEEPIRYRFSSLQGLRSLSLANVDFYDSGLADVCSLPRLESLDLSNTSVTNLSPLLGLKERLRSLTLHQLKRLEMTTAQLLGVIGQLDVLQHLDISDDKQFTSDVARQLLGQPGILPALISLDVSGRKQVTDAAIKAFVEERPGMTFVGLLATDAGFSEFLSGEGSLKVTGEAYETQICEALRRYSEREGFVREALFHLFSLTHVMEKPRPDILKLVVLGMKNHPATLNVQLAASACVFNLTKQDLAAGMPVRLLSTVTQLLLEAMRTFPNHQQLQKNCLLSLCSDRILQEVPFNRFEAAKLVMQWLCNHEDQNMQRMAVAIISILAAKLSTEQTAQLGAELFIVKQLLHIVRQKATQGVVDATLKFTLSALWNLTDESPTTCRHFIENQGLELFIKVLESFPNESSIQQKVLGLLNNIAEVGELHVELMVQGFLDHISTLLHSPEVEVSYFAAGILAHLTSRGEGAWTLSVELRSSLLEQLHDVIKKWPAPECEMVAYRSFNPFFPLLECFHTPGVQLWAAWAMQHVCSKNAARYCSMLLEEGGLQQLELVHSHPQTHKDVKLLAKGILESLQRHRARTGQPAQTHTSRRPPPQ; translated from the exons ATGGCCTGTAATTTCCTAAACACG GATGAGGCATCTCCACCAGCTCTGACAGACCTGTGCCTGACTCATGTGAGCCAGAATCTggagtgtttctgtgtgaagCGCCCCGATGGCTCCCTGTGCTTCAGAGAGGCTGTACTGTTCCCACAGGAGCTGGCAGACCAGCTGCTGGCCAAGATGGCCACTGAAG GTCTGTTGAATGACAGCACAGTGGGTGTCTTTCGGAACTGCGAATACCTCCGGCTGAGAAGAGCCTGCATCCGTACGGCGCGAATCTCTGCCGAGGCCTTTCAGAAAGCCCTCTGCTCTCACAGACTGTTGGAGCTGGATGCTTCCAGGGTCAACGCAGACCTCACTATCCCTGATATTCTACAGGGGCTGGCCACCAATAAATACTGTCAG GAGTCCCTCCAGCGACTTGTCTTAACAGGCCTCACCATGTCCTCTCTGGAGGAACCAATCCGGTATCGCTTCAGCTCCCTCCAGGGCCTCCGCTCCCTCTCTCTAGCCAACGTGGACTTCTATGACTCCGGGCTCGCCGACGTGTGTTCCCTGCCTCGGCTGGAGAGCCTCGATCTCTCCAACACCTCAGTCACCAACCTGAGCCCCCTGCTGGGCCTGAAGGAGCGGCTGCGCTCGCTAACACTGCACCAGCTGAAGAGGCTGGAGATGACCACAGCTCAGCTGCTGGGAGTCATCGGCCAGCTGGATGTACTGCAG CACCTGGACATCAGTGATGATAAGCAGTTTACCTCCGACGTGGCTCGTCAACTGCTCGGACAGCCAGGGATCCTGCCCGCTCTCATTTCCCTGGATGTATCGGGGAGGAAACAG GTCACAGATGCAGCTATTAAGGCATTTGTTGAGGAGCGACCAGGGATGACCTTTGTGGGACTTCTGGCCACAGATGCTGGATTTTCTGAATTCCTCTCTGGAGAGGGAAGTCTAAAG GTGACGGGAGAAGCCTACGAGACCCAGATCTGTGAGGCCCTGCGTCGCTACAGCGAGCGGGAAGGTTTCGTGAGAGAAGCTCTGTTTCATCTGTTCAGCCTGACTCATGTGATGGAGAAACCGAGGCCCGACATCCTCAAG ctgGTAGTTTTGGGTATGAAGAATCACCCTGCCACTCTGAATGTCCAGCTGGCAGCCAGCGCCTGCGTGTTCAACCTGACGAAGCAGGACCTGGCAGCAGGAATGCCGGTGCGACTGTTGAGCACCGTCACTCAGCTTCTACTGGAGGCCATGAGGACGTTCCCCAACCACCAACAG CTGCAGAAGAATTGCCTGCTGTCTCTGTGCAGTGATCGCATTTTGCAGGAGGTTCCATTCAACAG GTTTGAAGCTGCCAAACTGGTGATGCAGTGGCTCTGCAACCATGAAGACCAGAACATGCAGAGGATGGCTGTAGCTATCATCTCCATACTGGCTGCAaag CTCTCCACAGAGCAGACGGCTCAGCTGGGAGCAGAGCTGTTCATAGTGAAG CAACTGCTCCACATTGTGCGTCAGAAGGCTACTCAGGGCGTGGTGGACGCCACCCTCAAATTTACACTGAGTGCACTCTGGAACCTCACCGATGAATCACCAACGACCTGCCGCCATTTTATCGAGAACCAGGGCCTCGAGCTGTTTATCAAAGTTCTAGAG TCCTTCCCCAACGAGTCCTCTATTCAGCAGAAGGTTCTCGGTCTGCTG AACAACATAGCAGAGGTCGGGGAGCTGCACGTCGAGCTGATGGTGCAGGGCTTCTTGGACCACATCAGCACCCTGCTGCACAGCCCAGAGGTGGAGGTCAGCTACTTCGCCGCGGGCATCCTCGCGCATCTGACGTCACGAGGAGAGGGAGCCTGGACGCTCAGCGTTGAGCTTCGATCCtcactgctggagcagctg cACGATGTCATTAAGAAGTGGCCGGCGCCGGAGTGTGAAATGGTGGCCTACAG GTCATTTAACCCCTTCTTTCCCCTGCTGGAGTGCTTTCACACCCCCGGTGTCCAGCTGTGGGCGGCCTGGGCCATGCAGCATGTCTGCAGCAAGAACG ccgCTCGCTACTGCAGCATGCTGTTGGAGGAAGGCGGCCTGCAGCAGCTGGAGCTCGTTCATTCACACCCGCAGACCCACAAAGATGTCAAACTGCTGGCTAAGGGCATTCTGGAGAGCCTGCAGCGCCACAGAGCCCGCACCGGCCAGCCTGCACAAACGCACACAAGTCGCCGCCCGCCGCCACAATAA